In a single window of the Acipenser ruthenus chromosome 8, fAciRut3.2 maternal haplotype, whole genome shotgun sequence genome:
- the LOC131737856 gene encoding olfactory receptor 51E2-like, translating to MREESVERSNLSHTTFILIGFPELYEYRRLLFFPFFLIYVVVLIGNSVIIYVIKTAESLHTPMYILISYMAVIDIIVPTAIIPNMLLSLLFDWNRITLAGCLTQMFFVHYISSFESTILLTMALDRYVAICNPLRYAEIMNTSVFLKMGIFSVIRGGAWMSTLIILAHPLSFCGSNIINQCYCEHMALVSLACGSITLNNITGLLMAYTIVGFDISCILFSYIRIITVVIKTASAKERQKAFHTCSTHLIVMFFFYLSGSVSFVAYRVSNTIPTDVHTLLSVMYLVVPASVNPIIYGVRTKEIRQVIVKMFRRRILVSSNVVTVKT from the coding sequence ATGCGAGAGGAATCTGTAGAACGTAGTAACCTTTCCCACACCACGTTTATTTTGATTGGATTTCCAGAACTCTACGAGTACAGACGTTTACTTTTCTTTCCCTTTTTCCTTATATATGTGGTTGTTTTGATAGGAAATTCAGTTATCATCTATGTGATCAAAACAGCTGAGAGTCTCCACACTCCTATGTATATATTAATTTCCTACATGGCAGTTATAGATATTATTGTACCAACAGCTATTATTCCCAACATGCTGCTTAGCCTGTTATTTGACTGGAACAGGATTACTTTGGCTGGCTGCCTAACTCAGATGTTTTTTGTTCACTACATCTCTTCATTTGAATCGACTATCCTCTTAACAATGGCTTTGGATCGGTATGTCGCTATTTGTAACCCACTGCGCTATGCTGAAATCATGAACACatctgtctttttaaaaatgggtaTTTTTTCAGTTATCAGAGGTGGGGCATGGATGTCTACCCTGATTATTCTTGCTCATCCTCTCTCTTTCTGTGGATCAAATATAATCAATCAGTGTTACTGTGAACATATGGCACTTGTTTCCTTGGCTTGTGGTAGTATCACTTTAAATAACATAACAGGGCTGTTAATGGCTTACACTATTGTCGGGTTTGATATTAGTTGCATACTTTTTTCTTACATAAGGATCATAACTGTGGTCATCAAAACCGCATCTGCAAAAGAGCGTCAGAAAGCTTTTCATACCTGCAGCACCCACCTGATAGTTATGTTTTTCTTCTACCTGTCAGGTAGTGTATCATTTGTAGCATACAGGGTCAGCAATACAATTCCTACAGATGTTCACACTCTGCTAAGTGTTATGTATTTAGTTGTCCCAGCAAGTGTAAATCCCATTATTTATGGAGTCCGAACCAAAGAAATCAGGCAAGTCATTGTGAAAATGTTTAGAAGAAGAATCCTtgtctccagtaatgttgttactGTAAAGACTTAA